The genomic interval TATCAATGGCTAAAACTTTTGAAAAAATGAGTATAAAGCAAATCGCCCCCATTTTGAGAAATCTTGATGATCAGACAGTAATGATGATTTACACAAATACGGGTAATCGTTTTAAAAAGAATATTTTATTGGCGGTTAATGAAAAAAGGGCAGCACTAATTACAAAAGAATTTATCAATAATTGAGCAAAAAATATGAAAAACAATAATGTTTCAGTAGCATCAAAAAAAATGATGGGTTTGAATACTTTGGTTAATAAACTCGGAAAATCTTCTTCAATTGGTTCCGGGAAAGGATTTGCTGCATTTATTGATACACTAATCACAAATCTGAAATCCGCCAAATCTGAAAAACCTTTAGTGAATGATCGGCTGGCAACACCTGCATTAATCTCAAAAAGTAATGGACTTTTTGGCAATACACCATCAGAAAAAAATACGCAGTTAATCTTTGAATCTGACAAATCTGTTGAAGGAATAAATACGCATGTTTCTAAAGAAAAGAAAGCACTACTTCAAATAGACAACGATGTTATGGCAGAAACGTCAGTTGCTTCATTGTTAAACAGTTTTGAAAAAATCAATCAACTTGAAATTGGTAAGCCAGCTGAAAAAATAAAATTAGTGGATAATTCTACTGATAATTCTGAAACCAAAATTATGGCCAGGTCCACTTTCAAATCTTTTATAAAAGAATTAAAAAACAATTCACTAAACAACCCTACAGAAAATAAAGTTGTAAAAAAATTATTGAAAGAGCCGGTGCCGGTTCAGAAAGCTGTCTATTCAATTATAAAGGAAATTGCAGAATTATCTGTTAAACAAACTGTCATATCAAATGTGAATGTTCCTGATAAATCAGGTTTAAAAAATAACGAAACGTTGATTCAGAAACCTAAAACCGCGATAAGTTTGAAAAATAGCAAAGAATTTATCTCAGACAGTAAGAGTGCAGCTTCTAAAAAAATAGCATCCAATAGCAAACCACTTGCAAATGAAATAGCCAAAAACACTCCGGATACTAATAGCCAAAAGCTTAAAAGTTTAGCTGTGAAAAATGAAGCTTCAAAAGTAGTGAATACAGCTGCGGCGAAACAGGATAATAAAATTGATGTGCTTAAAAATTTAGGGGTAAAAAATAACAGTACACCACAAAATAATGAGAATTCAAAAGCGGAAATAAAAATCAAAACCGCACCTGCACCTGTAGTAAATAAAAATGTAATTTTAAAAAACCAAAGTCTACAAACCGCTGAAATATTGACAAAAACATCAAGTGAAAATATTGACTTTGATGTTGAAGAAAAAAAAGAAACAAAGTTTATTTATGTCGGCAGAAAGGATAACAAAAACCGTGTTTCTGTAGAAGTTAAAAACAACCAGGCCATTGTAACTGCCCACAATATTAACAAAAAAAACCTCTCAAAAGCTTCAGGATATATAAAAAGCTTAGTTAGAAATAATTTTGAAAAGCCGGGAACTACTGAGGCAAAAAATGGATATGTAAAAACAATTTTAAAAGAAGAGCAAAGTGCGAAAACAGCGGTAAACGAAAACATCAAAAGCGACTTTTTAAAGAAGACTGTATCAAATATTTCAAAAAGAGAAGAGCTAAAAGTGGCTGCTCAGCGATCTGTAAAATCGAATATTAAAAATATCCACCGTGAAAAAAATGAGCCTAAAGTCATTATTAAAACAGAGAAAGTTTTTACAACAAAATCTGTGCAACAAAATTTGAAAACAGAGGCCAATCAGCAACCATTAGAAATCTCTAAAACTGATAATAAACCAATCGTAAAAGAGATAATTGATTTCAATGTAAATAAAAATCTGAAAGTAAAGTTTGTTTTTACAGATGAGGTTGTTAAGGAAGTCCGTAAGCCAAAAATAAATCAACATCAAGAAAATAAACCTGATAAAACATTTAGTAGAAACGAACCACTTAAAAATTTCTCTTTGAATGAACTTTTAAGAAATAATGGTTTTAGGGGGGAATTCTCAAAATCTGTTAAATCAAATCCTGTAAAAGTAACAACAGGGGAAACTACTGTTGTAAATGATTTGAATTTAACAAACCCGGTTAAGAAAAATGAAAAATCCAGGGTTAACACACATAATGATAAAAGAGAAACTAATTCGTTTTTAAAAGATGATAATTCCTTTGAGAATCAGGTAAAACCAACAAAAAAAATAGAAACTAATTCCGTAACAAAAGAAATCTCAAAAAATACTTTTCAAACCAATTTTTCATCTGAACCAATAAGCGGGAAACCAGAAAAATTACAATCAATTAATGATGAAAACTTTAACAGCAACGTAACAAAAAAAGATTCTCAGAACGAGGTACCTTTGGTGCGTACAGTCGAAGAAGCGATTGTGAGTAATAACCAAGCGCCAAAAGTAACCAATGCAGTTTTTACTAAACCGGTTGTACAGGCCAAGTACATTTCCGGAATTATTCAAAGTTATTATGACTCATCAAACCAGGCATTTACTCAAAGCCAGGTTGTGGTTGATGCCGGTAAAATGGGTAGCCTGGATATACGCCTAAACAAGGATTCAGGCTCACAGACTATTTTAATATTGGTGGAAAATGATACAATTAAAACAGAAATGGCGCGCATTCTACCGCATCTTGCTGAAAGTTTACAAAGCAAAGGTGTGCCAATAAATTCAGTAAATATCGATATTGGACAATCCTGGAATAAAAATAATAAACGGAATAATAATAAAAACAATTCTAAACAAAATCTTTCACAAACAATGGAGGGAATAAATGATAAAGACGCCACCATAAACTCAAAGAAATATTATGGTTATAATACCATGGATATAACCGCATAAATTAAAGAAGGATAAATAATGGATATAACACAAGTAACAAGTTCGAACTCGGCAACAACAGATAACCTTTCCAACGTTTTTGAAAACGATTTGGGTAAAGAAGAGTTTCTGAACTTGCTAGTTGCGCAACTCCAGAATCAGGATCCGTTAAACCCGATGGAGGGGCAGGAGTTTGCCTCCCAACTGGCGCAGTTTAGCTCTGTTGAGCAGTTAACAAGTATTGATGGCAATATTGAAGACAGTATTAATACTGATTTTGTATTGAGCCAAACAATTAACAATACATTAGCAACGACCTTAATAGGAAAGCAGATTACAGCTTTGGGAAACCAGGTGGAATTACAGCCTGATACGCCGGTGAACCTTCATTTTGAGTTGGCTGATTTTACTGAAAATGTAAGTGTTAATGTAATGGATGCTGCCGGGAATATTGTACGTACTATAGAAGCAAATAATCTCTCTTCAGGAATTCAATCTGTGGAATGGGACGGCCTTGATAAAGATGGACTGGAATTACCTGAAGGAACTTATACTTTTGAAGTTGATGCAACAGACAATGAAGGAACGGCTATTGATGTACAAGAACTCATTCGTGGCTTTGCTGGATCGTTGCAATATGAAGGCGGGCAGGCGATGTTCAAGATTGGCAATATACGGGTTAATTTTGGTGATGTATTAGAAATATCAAGTGGATTAGGAGCATAATATGAAAGTTGCTGATCTTCAAATGCGGGCCAATATGTACCCGCTTCAGAATGATAAAATAAACCAGGCAAAAACAGGTGCCGCGCAAAAAGCTGATCAGGCCACAGCCGGGATTAATTTTGCAGATATCCTGCAGAAAAATGTAGAAGAAAACAGTACTGTTCAGTTTTCTGCCCATGCTGTAAAAAGGCTTGAAGAACGTTCTTTACCGGTTACAACAAATGATATTGAACGTTTAAATGCCGGTGTAAAGCAGGTTGATGCCAAAGGTGGAAAAAATTCACTGATTATGGTTGATGATACGGCATTTGTAGTAAGTGTTCGCAACAAAACAGTTATAACGGCAATTGATAAAACACTTACTGCGAGTAATGTATTTACAAACATTGACAGTGTGGCTTTTGTGTAGCACTCGTCTCCTGATGATGAAGTAGGGAAGGGAAGTAAGAAGTTGGAAGTGAGAGACAAAATAAATAAATAATCATTAAATCGGGCTGGACCCAATAATCGGATAAACCGTAGGGAAGCCCTTGAACTCCGCTGACTGATTGAGGCGGAACAAACTCAAGGAGAGTATTATGTTAAAGGCATTGCAATCTGGCGTTTCCGGATTAAGAAATCATCAAATGAAGATTGATGTATTAGGTAACAATATTGCAAACGTAAACACTGTTGGTTTTAAAGGCGGACGTATCATGTTTTCAGAAGCACTAAACCAAACTGTTAAGAATGCAACCCCAGGTTCAGGAACAGGTTTTATAAATCCTGTGCAGGTTGGATTGGGGATGAATACATCTTCAATAGAAAACATTTTTACGCAAGGTGGTTTGGAAAATACAGGTGTTATTACTGATTTAGCATTGGAAGGCGAAGGTTTTTTCATGGTGAAATCCGGTGAGAACAACCTTTATACGCGTTCAGGAAATTTTTTCTTTAACTCTGATGGCAAGCTTGTAAATACTAAAGGTCTTGCAGTTCAAGGTTGGCAATTAAATGGATCGCAAACAACTGGTGGATTGGGAGTAGGAAACACTGAAGATATAGTTATTGATTCAGGATTAGTATCTCCGGCTGAGTCAACTCAAAATGTTTACATGAATGGAAACATCAATGCGGGAAACAGGACTGTTGCTGAAATCTGGCAATCACCTAGTGCTTTTGCCAATAAAGCCATTGCAACCGGTACTGCCGGAGTACCAGCTTTCCCAATGCCAATAGATGGTACAAATAATGAATTGACAATAAATATTCAGGATAACCCAACCTCAACAATCGCTGGAGATCTTACATTGACAGCAGGAACTTATGCGGATTTGAATGCACTTGTGGCAGAGCTTAATACACAGATAGCGGCCACAGCGAATATCAGCACACGAGTTGAAGCCGTAAATAATGGTGGAACTTTAGAATTTCACCAATTAAATGGGACATCATCAACTACTATAAGCCTAAGTGATGGAACAAACACGGCTTTAGCAACAATCGGATATGCAGATGGTGATAGTGCAACAGCATCCATAGCAGATAGCACAACTGCTTTGAACAACTTGTTGGGAGTTAGTACTTTTTCTGAGTCCCTAACCAATGGCGATACTATTGAAATCTCGGGTACAAATCCTGATGGTTCTGTAGTAACTGCAACATTTACTTACGGAGCTGCAAATGATGGTACAACACTTGGTGAATTGGCAACAATAGTTGAAAGTAGCTTTAGTGGCGTAACTGTTACTATAGATTCAGGTACCCTGGTAGTAACAGATAATGTTGCTGGGGATAGCTCAACAACAGTAAACCTTTCCAATGGTTCAAGTAACATAGGTTCCGTAACATTCCCAGGTTTTACAAATACAGTTCCGGGAAATACTGGAACAGCCACAACATCTGTACTTGTTTATGATTCGTTGGGAGCAAGCCATAACCTGATTTTAGAATTTACCAATACAGAAAATGCCAATGAATGGACATGGGAGGCTACAACAACAGGCGATAGCAGTGTTGCAAGTGGCGGAACAGGCCGTGTTACATTTGACGAAAACGGGAATATGACATCATTCAGCCATGATGGCGGTGTAAGCCAATTGACTTTGAACCCAGGTAATGGAGCTGATCAGGTAGATATTTTATTGCATGCAGAAAGCTCAGATGAGTTTAGCGGCTTGTCCCAATTTGATTCGGTTTCGACACTTAATGTTCGTGAGCAGGATGGAAAATCAACAGGCGCATTGATTGGAATCACTATCGACCGTGATGGAATTATTTCAGGATCGTTCAGTAATGGTGACATTTCAAGTATGGCCAAAATTGCGATTGCACAATTTCCAAACAATATAGGCCTTAGTGACTTAGGTGACGGCTTATATGCAACGAGTATTGCATCAGGCGATCCACAAATATTAAATCCTGATAGCGATGCAACATCATCGATTGTTTCTGGTGCATTGGAAATGTCTAATGTTGATTTGGCTGATGAATTTACAGAGCTGATTACGGCGCAGAGAGGATTTCAGGCGAATGCGAAAATTATAACAACCGCCGATTCCATTCTTGACGAAGTAATTAGGTTAAAACGATAATTAACTGATTCACAGGCTATCCCATATTTGGGGTAGCCTTTAATTAAAACAAAGAGGTAATCACGTGGAACTGGGTACAGTTGTCGGTTTAGTGAGCGGTGTAATACTTGTTTTCACTACTATTTTTCTTGGTGGGGAAATGATGTCATTCCTTGATATCGCATCATTCCTGGTTGTTGTTGGAGGTGCGATTGCCGCTACGTTTGTGGCTATCCCTTTTGGTGATGTGCTTAGCGTGGCCAATATTACAAAAAATGCATTCTTTGGGAAAAAGATTGATTATGTCCAGGTGATTGAAGTTGTAGTTGATTTGGCAAAGAAAGCAAGACGTGAAGGCCTTTTAGCAGTAGATAAGGAAGTTAACAAAATTGAAAATGAGTTTCTGAAAACCGGTATGGAAATGGTGGTTGATGGTACAGAACCGGAGCTAATAAAAAAAGTGATGAATACAGAGCTGTCTTATCTAATGGATCGTCATTCAAAAGGACAGGCTCTTTATACTACACTGGGTATGTATTCTCCGGCATTTGGTATGATTGGTACTTTGATTGGCTTGATTGCCATGCTGCAAAATTTAGATGATCCGGCTGCGATTGGACCTGGTATGGCCGTTGCCTTAATTACAACATTTTATGGTGCTTTGATTGCCAACCTTGTATTTTTACCCATGGCAACAAAGCTGGCAAATATGTCTGGGAGTGAAATTTTAGAAAAAGAAATGATCATCGAAGGTGTGTTGGCAATTCAGTTTGGTGAGCACCCAAATACGATCAGTAGAAAATTACTAAATTTTATACCGCCTAAATTGCGTGAAGGATTTAACGGAGATGCTAAAGCAGCGTAAAAAAGCAGACGTAAAAAGTAAGATGTAAAATGAAGCAACAATTAGGGATGCAGTGAAATATCAATTGTCAGGCTGTGGAACAAAGCATCGTATTGTTATAAAAATGGAACATAAACTTGAAAAGATTAAAGCAATTTAATTGTGACCGGGGTACATTTTATTCAATACCTCATCACTCCAATAAATAATTATGAGCGACGAACAAAAAGAAAAACCAGAACTTGAAGAACCAACCGCACCATTTTGGATGACAACCTATGGTGATATGGTTACATTATTAATGGTGTTCTTTATCTTAATCCTATCATTTTCAACCATCCAGCTAGAAAAATTTAAAGGTGCGATGAGCTCTATGAAAGGGGCATTGGGTGTTTTACCTGAAAACATTAGTACCTACAAAAAACAGCAGGATCCAAATTACGAGGATTTTGAATCTAAAAAGAGGCAAGAGCTAATTGATACCATGAACGATGTGGAAGAAATTTTAGAGAAAATGGGGCTGGCTGAAATGGTTGATCTTGAATTTACAGGGGAAGGTGTAATGGTGCGTATGGGTGATGATTTGCTTTTTGACAGCGGCAAGGCGCGTATAAAAAACCAGGCTACCCCGGTGATGGATATTGTAGTGCAGGCTTTTAAAGGAAAATTTAAAGATATCTATGTAGAAGGTCATACCGATAATATCCCCATTAAAAGTTTAAAATACCCTTCAAACTGGGAACTCTCCGCAGCACGATCTATGAGCGTAATAAAATATTTAAATAAAAAAGGGAAAATCCCACCTACTAAACTGACTGCCGTTGGCCATGGTGAACATAGACCATTGGTTGATAATAATACCCGTGGAAACCGGGCTAAAAATCGCCGGGTGGAAATGTTCTTTAAAATGTAATCCAAATTTCAACAGGAAAAACTTTCCCTTCTGCAAAGAAATAAATTTCCTTCATAATATTTTTATTAATTCTATTTGTTAACAACTAATCCTCCCTTAAGCCTAATAAAATCAGCATATATGCATGTTTTAGGTTTTTCGATCCTTGTAAAATAATTTCTTTAAACAATTGGCACAGAAGTTGATAAATAGTGGGCATATAGTTTTACATATTTTTCTGAGCAGTGCTTAAAAGCAGCCCTTTGGAATAACCACCTCCAATACAAAGAATGCTTTCTTAAACACAGCATAACAGGCAAGAAAAGTTTCAAGGATCAAAAAAGGAAATGATATGGCAGATGAAGTAGAAGGAAAAGAAGAGGTTGTTGAAGAACAGGAACCCGAGAAAAAATCGAGCAAAGCTGGTCTGTATATAGCGATTATTGTGGTACAACTGCTCGTAGCCGGTTTTCTGATTTGGAAATTTGTTATGCCGGAATACAACGAATTAACAGAACTAAATGATCAGGTTGCTCAGCAAGAAGAAGGGGCAGAAAATGATGAAGATGAAGAAGGCCCAAAAGAACTGGGTTTAATGTATAAAATAGAAAACTTAACGGTTAATCCAAAAGGCACTCGTGGTATGCGCTATGCTGTTTTTGAATTTTCCTTGGAAGTTCCCAGTGAGGAGGAAATGGCAACTCTTGATAAATATAAGACGGTTCTTATAGATAATTACATCGCATATTTTAGAAACAGGACAATGAAAGATCTGGCCAATGACTCATTGTTGGATTCTTTGAAATTAGATATCTCAGATATTGCTAATAATGTTTTAGGCGATGAGCTGGTAAACAATGTGTATTTTACTCGTTTTGTATTAGAATAGATTGGAATTCTTAAATGGCAAAAATATTATCACAAGATGAAATTGATGCGTTGTTATCGAATGTTTCCGGGGAAGAAGAAGAACTGGAGGCAGAACAGAACCAGAAGGTTTCATTATACGATTTTAAACATCCAAACCTTGTTTCAAAAGAGCAGATGCGTTTGCTCGAAAATATCCACGAAGGCGTATGCCGGAATTTCGGTGTCTTTCTCTCCGCACAGCTACGGATGATTGTTGAAATGAATTTATTGGCAATAGACCAGATCATGTATTCAGAATTTGTAATGTCAATTGCGCCGCCAAGCTGCATTTATGTAATGAAAGTCCAAAATCCGGAATCTTCTTTTGTATTAGAAGTAAATCCAACACTTTCTATTTTTATAGTTGAACGACTATTTGGTGGAAGAGGTGGATTCGTCTCTACAGTAAGGCCAATCTCGATTATTGAGCAGAAAATAATGAACCGGGTCATAGACCGAATCGGAATAGAAATAAATAAAAATTGGGAAAGCATTGCACCGTTCAATTGCAATATAAACCGGTTTGAAAGTAACCCTGAATTTGTTCAGATCGTTCCTTCAAATGAACCGGTTGTTGTGGCTTCCATGGAAGTAAAAATCCATGGCAATTCAACTTTAATGAACATCTGCTATCCTTATATGATGATCTCCAATATTGTTTCTACACCTGAGGTTCAGGAAAAAATTCTTTTTGGGGCAAAAGAACCAAGCGAAGAAGAGACAGATCTTGTAAAGTTTAACCTGGTAAATACACCCATCCATTTAAAATCATTACTCGGCAAAGGCAAAATCTCTGTTGATGAATTCATAAATCTTAAAAACGGAGATGTTGTAAAACTTGGTACCCGCACCGACCAGTCTCTGCCTTTATTTGCAAATAATAAACATATGTATAACTCGATAGTTGGCGTTCATAAAAAAAGATACGCTGTACGGGTTTTAGAAAAAATTCCTGAGGAAAAACATTATGGCGAATAGATATTTTCAAGAAAGGGTTGAGCAAAATATTAATGATGTTCAATCTGTCATAAACAATGCCCTTAACCAAATCCTGAACCGTGAGTTTGAGTTTTCGTTGGAATTCTCAGACCAGGCTGATATTAACCCAATAATTACTGCTGAGTCTTATCCAAGTATTGCAGTTACTTTTACATCAGGACCAGACCACAAAACAATACAACACATTATTCTTCTCGAACCTGCATTCTTATTAAAATTTTATGCCTGGATGTTGATGGATGAACCGGCAGAAGAAGTGTCCGATGATCATTTTGATGGGCTAAAAGAAGGGCTTGAGCAAGTATTTGGTCAGCTTAAAATGGCTGTTGCAGATGAAAAAGGTAATTTCAATATTACTGGTCTTGAAGTTTTTCCTGCTGAAACGTTTGATGCCGTAAATGAAAAGGTTATTGAAGGTGAAGGCTCTTTTTGCAATTACTCCCTAACAACAGAAGGCGAGACTTATCAACTAAAACAGTTTATGTGGCCGGAAAATCCGGAAATGTTTGTAGAACAGGAAAACCCAATGACCGAGATGCCGCAAGTGGATGATTTACTAAGTAACGATCCTGTTGATATTCAAAGTGCTGAATTTGGAAATATATCCTATTCCGGCACAACACCGGGTGATCCTCAAAATGTTTCTATGTTGTTGGATGTTGAATTAGAGATTCGCGTAGAAATTGACCGCAAAAAAATATTGGTTTCTGATTTGTTAAAACTGGGCAAAGGCTCAATCGTTGAAATGGACAAATCAGCAGGTGAGCCGTTAGATGTTTTTGTAAACGGCCGCAAATTTGCAGAGGGTGAAGTAGTTGTTGTGGATGATAGATTTGGAATTCGTATCACACAGTTAATTAGTCCCAAAGAGCGTGTTAAAAGTTTAGGACAGGCTATCTGATGAGAATTGTCCTGATAATATTTCTTTTATCTTTGGCGCCTGTAATTGGCCAGGAACAAGTGAAGCAAAGCGGGCAGGATTCGCTTTTTCTTTCTGATGGTAAGAAACTTACATTTTCAGATTCGTTGCGAAATGCAGTACCAAAAGAACAAACCAATGTGAGCAGTTATTTATACCAGGTTGTTCTGGTAACATTTTTCTTAGTTTTGTTTCTAATTGGTGGTCTTTTCCTTTATAAGAAATTCATCTTAAAAAACAATACTCCTTATAGTTCCTCAATTAAAGTTATTGCTCGTCAGGCACTATCGGCAAAACAATCTGTTGTGATTGTTGTTATCGAAGGGAAAAAATATGCATTGGGCGTTACTGAACAACAGATTTCTCTCATCTCGGATTTGGGTGAAGTAAACGATCAGGATATAAATTCTATTGAAAATCAGCCCATCGGTTTTGGACAAATATTAAAAAAAATCACTTCAAAAGAATAAATAAATATGTCACGCAAAAGTTTTTTAATCACACTTTTTTTTGTATTGGCCCTTGGCAGTTTTAGCGAAACAGAAGCACAAAACGTTTTGCCAAACCTGACAATTGGAGTGGATCAATCGGATAAGCCGCAAGATCTTGTCCCAACACTGCAAATTGTGTTCATGTTAACAATCCTTAGTCTTGCACCATCCATTTTAATAATGATGACATCCTTTACACGGATTGTAGTGGTTTTCCATTTTTTACGGCAAAGTTTAAACACCCAAACTGTTCCATCTAACCAGATTTTAGTTGGCATGGCCCTGTTTATCTCATTTTTTATTATGCGCCCGGTAATTGATGAAATAAATGACACAGCTTTACAACCATATTTAAATGAGCAAATCTCACAAGCCGAAGCGCTTGATAAAGCTGCCAAACCAATTCGTGCATTTATGTTAAAACAAACCAGGGAGCAAGATCTATTGCTTTTTGTGGATTTGAGGGAAGATCGTGAAAGGCCGAAAACAGTAGATGATATACCACTTTCGACATTAATCCCCGCATTTATTATAAGTGAATTGAAAACGGCATTTCAGATTGGATTTCTGCTTTATTTGCCAATGCTGCTTATAGATATGGTGGTTGGTAGCGTTTTGCTATCCATGGGTATGATGATGCTGCCGCCTGTAATGATTGCAATGCCTTTTAAACTTCTACTGTTTGTTCTTGTTGATGGTTGGTATCTCGTTGTAGAATCTTTAGTAAAAGGATTTTGACATGACTGTGGATTTTGTGATTTATATAGCCCGCGAAGCATTGATGACTGCTTTGTTTATTCTAATGCCTATCCTGGGAACAGGATTGGTTATCGGTTTAATCATTGGGATTTTCCAGGCAACAACCCAAATAAACGAAATGACCCTGAGTTTTGTGCCAAAAATCATCTCAGTTTTTTTGGTGATATTTTTGTTTATGCCCTGGTTTCTTGATTTGATGATGGGTTTTATGCGTGAAATTTTTGAACAGGTTGCCTTGATGGGGCAGGTAAAACAATAAAAGTAGGGAGCCATCTCCAGATGGCGAAACAAATAATAAAAAAAGAAAGATTAAAAATTAAAACTAACAATAATCCAGGAAGTAAGAAGTGAGAAGTGGAAAGTAGGAGTTGTTTTGAACAACGATATGAAAAGACAAAAGAAAAAAGAAAAAGCTTAAAATGAAAACAAATCGCACACTATTCAGCATCCTCGTAAAAGCACAGGATTTTGCAAAAAATGCTCAACCAGTTTCAAGGAATTAAAACTTATGTTTGAAGTACCGGATCAAATACAAAATTGGCTGCCATTTACAATGCTGGTTTTTGTCAGGCTTTCTGCCATGATGATAACCATGCCGATTTTTGGATATTCAACCGTTGCTCCACGAATCCGGATTACAATTGCTGTAATTTTGACATTAATAATTTCCCCAATTGTTGGTGAAAATTTCCAAACTGAATATACATCACTGGCCGTATTGGTTGTTGATATTATGCGTGAAATAATGATTGGGCTTATCATTGGCTTTGGGGCACGGTTAATCTTTGAAGTGTTCACCCTGGCCGGAGGATTTGTAAGTTTTCAGATGGGATTGGCCATTATGAACATACTGGATCCAAACAGCGGAAACAGTGCGCCGGTCATAGGAAATTTCTGGTTAATGGTGATGATCACATTTTTTGTTGTTACAGATAGTCATCACTTTTTGCTGGAAGTGATTTACTACAATTTTAGCGCAATTCCATTAAATGAAGCAAAATTTGATCCTGCAACAGGGCAGTACATTGTTAAGGCCGGATCATTAATGTATGAACTCGCTGTTCGTTTTGCAGCACCGATGATGGTATTAATGCTGTTAGCAGATGTAGCTATTGCCTTTGCAGCACGCGTTATGCCTCAACTAAATATATTTTTTATAAGTCTTCCCATGAAAATTGGAGTTGGCTTATTTATGGTACTGATTTCTTTAAAAATTTTTCAAACTATGTTCGGTTATATCTATAACAATTTTGAAGGGCTTACTTTGGATATAATCACTGCGGTAAAAGGGTAAGTTATGGCAGAAAATGAAAATGGCCAGGAGAAAACCGAACAGCCGAGTGGGAAGCGGCTGGAAGAAGCTACCGAGAAAGGGGATGTAGCAAAAAGTACGGAGCTAAACTCCGTGGCGGTGATTGTAGCAGTGTTACTGATTTTTAAAAATTATTCCGGTTTTATGGGAGAAAATTTACAGGGTTATATGGGCTATATGTATCAACATTCATCTTTACTAACAATCACATCAATCACTATAAGTGATGTTATGTTTTTGACATTGAGCGCATTCGCAGGTGTTGTTGGCCCGGTTTTAATCGGCGTTTTGTTATTAGCGGTAATTAGCAATGTTGGCCAGGTGGGGTTCATTTTTGCGGGTAAGGCCCTAATCCCGGAT from Calditrichota bacterium carries:
- a CDS encoding OmpA family protein — encoded protein: MSDEQKEKPELEEPTAPFWMTTYGDMVTLLMVFFILILSFSTIQLEKFKGAMSSMKGALGVLPENISTYKKQQDPNYEDFESKKRQELIDTMNDVEEILEKMGLAEMVDLEFTGEGVMVRMGDDLLFDSGKARIKNQATPVMDIVVQAFKGKFKDIYVEGHTDNIPIKSLKYPSNWELSAARSMSVIKYLNKKGKIPPTKLTAVGHGEHRPLVDNNTRGNRAKNRRVEMFFKM
- a CDS encoding motility protein A — translated: MELGTVVGLVSGVILVFTTIFLGGEMMSFLDIASFLVVVGGAIAATFVAIPFGDVLSVANITKNAFFGKKIDYVQVIEVVVDLAKKARREGLLAVDKEVNKIENEFLKTGMEMVVDGTEPELIKKVMNTELSYLMDRHSKGQALYTTLGMYSPAFGMIGTLIGLIAMLQNLDDPAAIGPGMAVALITTFYGALIANLVFLPMATKLANMSGSEILEKEMIIEGVLAIQFGEHPNTISRKLLNFIPPKLREGFNGDAKAA
- a CDS encoding flagellar hook-basal body complex protein, whose translation is MLKALQSGVSGLRNHQMKIDVLGNNIANVNTVGFKGGRIMFSEALNQTVKNATPGSGTGFINPVQVGLGMNTSSIENIFTQGGLENTGVITDLALEGEGFFMVKSGENNLYTRSGNFFFNSDGKLVNTKGLAVQGWQLNGSQTTGGLGVGNTEDIVIDSGLVSPAESTQNVYMNGNINAGNRTVAEIWQSPSAFANKAIATGTAGVPAFPMPIDGTNNELTINIQDNPTSTIAGDLTLTAGTYADLNALVAELNTQIAATANISTRVEAVNNGGTLEFHQLNGTSSTTISLSDGTNTALATIGYADGDSATASIADSTTALNNLLGVSTFSESLTNGDTIEISGTNPDGSVVTATFTYGAANDGTTLGELATIVESSFSGVTVTIDSGTLVVTDNVAGDSSTTVNLSNGSSNIGSVTFPGFTNTVPGNTGTATTSVLVYDSLGASHNLILEFTNTENANEWTWEATTTGDSSVASGGTGRVTFDENGNMTSFSHDGGVSQLTLNPGNGADQVDILLHAESSDEFSGLSQFDSVSTLNVREQDGKSTGALIGITIDRDGIISGSFSNGDISSMAKIAIAQFPNNIGLSDLGDGLYATSIASGDPQILNPDSDATSSIVSGALEMSNVDLADEFTELITAQRGFQANAKIITTADSILDEVIRLKR
- a CDS encoding flagellar basal body-associated FliL family protein, yielding MADEVEGKEEVVEEQEPEKKSSKAGLYIAIIVVQLLVAGFLIWKFVMPEYNELTELNDQVAQQEEGAENDEDEEGPKELGLMYKIENLTVNPKGTRGMRYAVFEFSLEVPSEEEMATLDKYKTVLIDNYIAYFRNRTMKDLANDSLLDSLKLDISDIANNVLGDELVNNVYFTRFVLE
- a CDS encoding flagellar hook-length control protein FliK, producing MKNNNVSVASKKMMGLNTLVNKLGKSSSIGSGKGFAAFIDTLITNLKSAKSEKPLVNDRLATPALISKSNGLFGNTPSEKNTQLIFESDKSVEGINTHVSKEKKALLQIDNDVMAETSVASLLNSFEKINQLEIGKPAEKIKLVDNSTDNSETKIMARSTFKSFIKELKNNSLNNPTENKVVKKLLKEPVPVQKAVYSIIKEIAELSVKQTVISNVNVPDKSGLKNNETLIQKPKTAISLKNSKEFISDSKSAASKKIASNSKPLANEIAKNTPDTNSQKLKSLAVKNEASKVVNTAAAKQDNKIDVLKNLGVKNNSTPQNNENSKAEIKIKTAPAPVVNKNVILKNQSLQTAEILTKTSSENIDFDVEEKKETKFIYVGRKDNKNRVSVEVKNNQAIVTAHNINKKNLSKASGYIKSLVRNNFEKPGTTEAKNGYVKTILKEEQSAKTAVNENIKSDFLKKTVSNISKREELKVAAQRSVKSNIKNIHREKNEPKVIIKTEKVFTTKSVQQNLKTEANQQPLEISKTDNKPIVKEIIDFNVNKNLKVKFVFTDEVVKEVRKPKINQHQENKPDKTFSRNEPLKNFSLNELLRNNGFRGEFSKSVKSNPVKVTTGETTVVNDLNLTNPVKKNEKSRVNTHNDKRETNSFLKDDNSFENQVKPTKKIETNSVTKEISKNTFQTNFSSEPISGKPEKLQSINDENFNSNVTKKDSQNEVPLVRTVEEAIVSNNQAPKVTNAVFTKPVVQAKYISGIIQSYYDSSNQAFTQSQVVVDAGKMGSLDIRLNKDSGSQTILILVENDTIKTEMARILPHLAESLQSKGVPINSVNIDIGQSWNKNNKRNNNKNNSKQNLSQTMEGINDKDATINSKKYYGYNTMDITA